A window of the Ipomoea triloba cultivar NCNSP0323 chromosome 14, ASM357664v1 genome harbors these coding sequences:
- the LOC116003853 gene encoding dynamin-related protein 4C-like, with product MALICRESPVNAPIVSSYNDRIRPLLDCVDKLRHLKIMQEGIQLPTIVVVGDQSSGKSSVLESLAGISLPRGQGICTRVPLIMRLKNVLNLDEPELHLEFNGKIVPTDEESVAEAIVLATEEVAGLGKGISHSPLTLTVKKCGVPDLTMVDLPGITRVPVHGQPEDIYEQISNIIMEYITPEESIILNVLSASVDFSTCESIRMSQKVDKTGERTLAVVTKADRSPEGLLEKVSADDVHIGLGYVCVRNRIGEESYEQARMEEAKLFQGHPFLSKIDKSMVSVPVLAQKLVRIQANIISKCLPLIVRKINDKLSANMADLNRLPQNLSTVAEALTAFMRITSSAKESLRKILVRGEFDEFPDEKEMHCTARLVEMLNEYADELRATGLHFDCKSFLMEEILALEEAKEIGLPNFFPRKVFFSVLQKRVKMISTRPQDFVAKLWDYIEKIVVTVLVQHADSYPQLQSSMRRASQNLIEKMKQRSVDWVVEIIGMEMMADYSCNPEYSATWNKFMEKQGEFMGILKDTKKGSKFNIDGIEIEIGHLRGYVDVVNQAFDMRMRIIAYWKIVLMRLVDSMALHVLFSIQKLVNRELEDEVVADLMAPHGGGIERMLEESPIVAEKRYRLTKSVKLLKESKDVVASIMDRIVLADG from the coding sequence ATGGCTCTGATATGCAGAGAATCTCCTGTGAATGCACCAATCGTTTCTTCGTATAATGACAGGATCAGACCTTTGTTGGATTGTGTGGATAAGCTCCGACACCTTAAGATCATGCAGGAGGGCATTCAGCTTCCCACAATCGTGGTCGTGGGCGACCAGTCGTCGGGAAAGTCGAGCGTGCTCGAGTCCCTTGCGGGAATCAGTCTGCCGAGAGGGCAGGGCATATGTACAAGGGTTCCTCTAATCATGCGCCTCAAAAATGTCCTAAATCTTGACGAGCCTGAGCTTCATTTGGAGTTCAATGGAAAAATCGTCCCAACAGATGAAGAAAGTGTTGCAGAGGCTATCGTGCTCGCTACTGAGGAGGTTGCAGGCCTGGGAAAGGGGATTTCTCACAGCCCTTTAACGTTGACAGTGAAGAAGTGCGGTGTTCCTGATTTAACGATGGTGGATTTGCCTGGAATCACTAGGGTGCCGGTTCACGGCCAGCCTGAGGATATCTATGAACAAATCTCCAACATTATCATGGAGTATATTACTCCCGAAGAGAGCATAATCCTTAATGTTCTGTCGGCTAGCGTGGATTTCTCCACTTGCGAGTCTATCCGTATGTCCCAGAAAGTGGACAAAACAGGGGAGAGAACACTTGCCGTTGTGACAAAGGCGGATCGATCACCGGAAGGGCTGCTTGAGAAGGTGTCAGCCGACGATGTTCACATCGGGCTCGGTTACGTTTGCGTCCGAAACCGAATCGGCGAAGAATCCTATGAACAAGCGAGAATGGAAGAGGCAAAACTTTTCCAGGGTCATCCTTTCCTTTCCAAGATTGACAAATCAATGGTGAGTGTTCCTGTTCTGGCGCAGAAACTTGTGAGAATTCAAGCGAATATTATCTCGAAATGTTTGCCTCTAATTGTCCGGAAAATCAATGATAAGCTGTCTGCAAACATGGCGGATTTGAACAGACTACCCCAGAATCTAAGCACCGTCGCTGAAGCCTTGACGGCATTCATGCGGATTACCAGCTCGGCAAAGGAGTCGCTGAGAAAAATTCTGGTTAGAGGTGAGTTTGATGAGTTCCCGGATGAGAAAGAAATGCATTGCACGGCACGATTGGTGGAAATGCTAAATGAGTATGCAGATGAGTTGCGGGCAACTGGTTTGCATTTTGATTGCAAGAGTTTCTTAATGGAAGAGATTTTGGCCTTGGAGGAGGCAAAAGAAATTGGGCTCCCCAATTTTTTTCCACGTAAAGTGTTCTTTAGCGTTTTGCAGAAACGGGTGAAAATGATATCTACAAGGCCGCAAGATTTTGTGGCCAAGTTGTGGGATTATATTGAGAAAATAGTGGTTACAGTTTTGGTGCAACATGCTGATAGTTACCCACAACTTCAGTCTTCCATGCGGCGAGCTTCCCagaatttaattgaaaagaTGAAGCAAAGGTCTGTTGATTGGGTGGTGGAAATAATTGGAATGGAAATGATGGCGGATTACTCTTGTAATCCAGAATACTCAGCAACATGGAATAAATTTATGGAGAAGCAAGGAGAGTTTATGGGGATTTTGAAAGACACCAAGAAGGGGTCCAAATTCAATATTgatggaattgaaattgaaatcgGGCATCTAAGGGGTTATGTTGATGTTGTGAATCAAGCCTTTGATATGAGGATGAGAATTATTGCATATTGGAAGATTGTTCTGATGAGGCTGGTGGATTCTATGGCTTTGCATGTTCTGTTTAGCATTCAGAAGCTTGTGAATAGGGAATTGGAGGATGAGGTTGTGGCGGATCTTATGGCGCCTCACGGCGGAGGGATTGAGAGGATGTTGGAAGAGTCGCCGATAGTGGCTGAGAAGCGTTATCGGCTGACCAAGAGTGTGAAGCTTTTGAAGGAATCAAAGGATGTTGTAGCAAGCATAATGGACAGAATTGTATTGGCTGATGGATAA
- the LOC116003546 gene encoding mannan endo-1,4-beta-mannosidase 5-like → MAYLTKASCFNLLFLLLLTISTTQAREPKVSKVEGWVTRNGARFELNGSPFLFNGFNSYWLMVVASESNERHKVTEVLRDASAAGLSVCRTLAFSDGERYNGLQIFPGVYDERVFKGLDFVLSEARNYGIRLILSLVNNWVDFGGKTQYVAWARNAGAPVYNDDEFFNNPVPKSYYKNHIQKVITRINTITGIAYKDDPTVMAWELMNEPRCQANYSGNIFNSWVQEMASFVKSIDSKHLLEIGMEGFYGESVPDRKQFNPGNYLLGTDFITNHLVQQIDFATIHLYTTRWLPGKSENELMEFVEKWIRSHWQDAKTILNKPLVLAEFGKNSRDEGFSVGVRDSFMNKVYRQTYELAKDGGTMAASMVWQLMAQDMGGWDDGYSIVLPENPSTAAVISAQSQAMAELAHKL, encoded by the exons ATGGCTTATTTAACGAAAGCTTCTTGTTTCAATTTGctgtttttattgcttttaacTATTTCAACAACACAAGCTAGGGAGCCAAAAGTATCAAAAGTTGAAGGGTGGGTTACAAGAAACGGTGCACGTTTTGAGCTTAACGGCTCACCATTTCTTTTCAACGGCTTCAACTCATATTGGCTAATGGTCGTGGCAAGTGAGTCCAACGAGAGGCACAAAGTCACCGAGGTGCTCAGGGATGCTTCCGCCGCCGGCCTATCGGTCTGCCGGACCTTGGCTTTTAGCGATGGAGAACGCTACAACGGACTGCAAATATTCCCTGGCGTCTATGATGAACGTGTTTTTAAG GGGCTTGACTTTGTGCTCTCGGAAGCAAGAAATTATGGGATTCGTTTGATACTGAGCTTAGTGAACAATTGGGTTGACTTTGGTGGCAAAACACAATATGTTGCATGGGCTAGGAATGCAGGAGCACCGGTTTACAATGACGATGAGTTCTTTAATAATCCAGTCCCAAAAAGTTATTACAAGAATCACATCCAG aAAGTTATAACAAGAATAAACACAATTACTGGAATTGCATACAAGGATGATCCAACCGTGATGGCATGGGAACTAATGAATGAGCCTCGTTGTCAAGCCAATTACTCcggaaatatttttaat TCATGGGTACAAGAAATGGCAAGCTTTGTGAAGTCAATAGATAGCAAACACCTTTTGGAGATAGGAATGGAAGGATTTTATGGGGAGTCAGTGCCTGACCGGAAGCAATTTAACCCTGGCAACTACTTACTGGGAACAGATTTCATTACCAACCACCTTGTTCAACAAATTGACTTCGCCACCATCCATCTATACACTACTCGATG GCTTCCTGGAAAAAGTGAAAATGAACTGATGGAATTTGTAGAGAAGTGGATAAGAAGCCATTGGCAAGATGCAAAGACAATATTGAATAAACCCTTAGTGCTAGCAGAATTTGGAAAGAACAGCAGGGACGAAGGATTCAGCGTGGGCGTCCGAGATTCTTTCATGAATAAAGTTTACCGGCAAACTTACGAGCTGGCAAAGGACGGTGGCACAATGGCGGCTAGCATGGTGTGGCAGCTGATGGCACAAGACATGGGCGGATGGGACGACGGATATTCCATCGTCCTGCCGGAAAATCCTTCCACCGCCGCTGTTATCTCCGCCCAGTCGCAAGCCATGGCGGAACTAGCCCACAAGCTTTAG